TAAACTGTTCTTcacctttttaattttaacctgATGAGAAAAGCAGTGCCTTGTTGCCTCTTGTGAACTGGGCTCTTGTAAACTTCAGGGAAATTGTTTTCATTGTTATTGGGTGAACCTTTGTTTTTCACTGTGGCTGAAGGTTCAGTAAATGATGGAACATTACTATCAAATTGCTGGGTTGTCACTTGTCTGTAATAAGATTCActttgtttttctttatttgGAAATTGTATGTATTGCTCTTACTTGATGGCCTGTGGCAGAATGTTTTTCCAAATCCTGCTGAAGTTAAAGATTATGGGTAAACATTGTTCTTGATTTTGCTTTTGTGCCTGTTGCTAATGGTTTAAATGCTGAATTTTTTTGCCCTAGTATATTAGTAGTTGTGTGTTTGAGTTGATATTTAATGAAATACTTTGTTAAGCTAATATTCCTTTTCACCCAATTTGAAAGTAGCAGCGTTAACTTGTACATCTCTTTATAGAATACAAGAGAGACTGCCCATGCCTTAAGGAAGTTGCCTTTGATGAAGGCTAAGAGGTATTTGGAAGATGTCATGGCTCACAAACAAGCTATACCTTTCCGACGGTTCTGTGGTGGTGTAGGGCGTACTGCTCAGGCAAAGAACAGGCACTCAAATGGACAAGGAAGGTGGCCTGTCAAATCTGCCAAGTTCATTCTAGATTTGCTCAAGAATGCTGAGAGTAATGCTGAGGTATCTACTGGGTCTTTACAAGTCCTCCAACATTGTTTTCTTCCTGTTGATATTTGTGAATAATTTAATTGTCCTTTGTCCAGGTCAAAGGGTTGGATGTTGATGCCCTCTTCATTTCTCACATCCAAGTGAATCAAGCACAGAAGCAGAGGCGTCGGACATATAGGGCTCACGGAAGAATCAATCGTAtgtttttgaattattttatgtatTACATGCCCTTTTTGTTTTACTGTATTGCTTGATGTGAAGCTATTGTCTTTTGCAGCTTACATGTCCAGCCCTTGCCACATTGAGTTGATCTTGTCTGAGAAGGAAGAACCAGTGAAGAAGGAGGTACTTTCTGATTACATGTGGCAAAATGATATAAAAAGAAGCAAAATTATATTCATCCTCTCATTTTCTTTGTTTGGTTTTGCAGCCTGAGACCCAGTTGGCTACCAGCAAATCTAAGAAGTCTCAAGCTGCATGAAGTGGTGCTTCCTGCTGAGTGGCAGCAATAATTTTTACCAAACGAAGGAGCTTTTTCTAATTTTTGTCTTTGTTTCAATTGGAGAGATTATTGTTGCACTAAATTTAGAATGAGCAGTAATTTAGATGAATTGGACAGCTTCTTTATTTGTATGTCTGTTTAGTTGATTGTTCTGTGAGATTTTTGTTGGAGATCTTAAGTGGAAGCCCATCTTTTCATACCTTTATATGATGGTTATGAAAATTACTCTTGTAGCTTATGGTATTGGATTACAGATCTCCATTTTCATCCTATATTGATCTCTGTACTTTTACGTCATTGGCTAAAATGTTTAAACCTGCAAATGCTTTGTTGAGAGGTACAGAAATGTTATTACAAATTGACCTATGCATTTTTAGAGTTGCAGTTAAACAAGTGAATGTATTGCTGACAAAAGAAAAATCTACCTACAATAGAATGACACCCGTTTTTGGTCGAAAATGAAGTTTCATGTCACGCCTTGGTAAAGAACCAAATACAAAGTTTAATGGGCACATCGAATTACAAAGAAAACTGTTATCATGCAGAGCCTTAGAAGCAATGACATATACAGCAGCATCAGTCCTTAATTAACCAGGGTTAATTTCTAAGAGTATATTGTGACCATGAATAGAACTGATCACCACCAAGGAATCTCCTTCTACTATAGTAACATGATTTAGCTGATTATGAATTTCAAGCTGGACCTGCTTCTCTGCAAGCAAACATTCAATAACAGAGAATTGGAATGGTACATGAGCGCTTTACAAAATgatgaaaatttatatattaaatagaaaatGATCCTTATTTTTGTCAATAGATGTAATCAAACTTATCaaaatttatgttttaatttatttgatgattttattttaataacaaaatatatatatctttaaccttgcattcaaatttaataaagatataaaaatgtgtatattatttaattttagattttaaaatgaattaatatatataatgacAATAATTTTCTAAATCTGCACAATGTTTTTAGTGTAAATTTTCATATAGATGACAAGCATGCCCTTACACTGTCTTTGAAACAGACAGTACACATTTTGCTTGCAGAATATGAATTCATGTTTGATCCCTAATCCTAATGTGAAAATCATTCTAAATCCTATCTATAACCCAAATGGTATAAGCAGTTAAAGCACGAATGGGCCATATTTAGCTAGAAGCTAGATACTTTTCAACGAGGCTACAACTCAAAAACCGGGCGCGATTATGACAAGTTGCTCAAAGGAATCCAACAAGATGATCAAAGCCATCGATGATCAGCCCCTTGAATAAAATGTAAGTCGGTATAATTTTGCTGCAGTAGGAGCTGGATCACCAAGGTTAGCTACGAGGTATGGTGAGAAGAGATGCAAGGATTAGCGCCCCAGATGGAAAGTAACGAATTCTCCCACATCGCTCAGGTAGAAATAGGGGAAGAGGGCATGTTATTATAAAAGTAGCGCAAAGAAGCAGGTGATGGTATCTTTGCGCTTGGGGCAATGACGCAGCTAATGAGGTTCTAACCGAGGCGCGTCTATTGCTGGTTGAAAACTATTTCCAAACCCCCTCTTCGGCCTGGGCTTGACCCTGACCGTCGAGAATTTCTGGAAGGGCTCCCTTCGGGGTAAAGCCCTAcaattataatttcaatttttgatttTAAGCCCTGCATTTCTCTCTTCAATTGACCATCTTAGATTGCTCTATTTCCGACTTGATCCGTCTTCATATCGATTGCTTTGGCtacttaattattatattttataattattaattatgttttaattaaagtctattataatagtaaataatattttaattaattatttaatttcattttattagaaGTTAAAATAAGTTCCTTGTTTAACCTAATAAAGGAATTCAATTTGCAAATGGAATGAATAAGCGATGCTAGTATTAGATTTATCCGGTATATCAGCATATTATTACCcttatattagtttatatattcaatgaattaatttcaattaatataaaaatttaaatatatattcaacatatgagaaaatttttatataaattccactaaaattattatatttaaattcatataaatcATACCTAAACTTGTACTTTCCAAATGCAGCACCAGCACGCCTTATATCGCGTCAAATGAGTACAATGTATCCATTAGCAACGTGACACATGATAATAGCGCCACATCAGTATTTTCCTTTAGAAGGAGATATGTTCGAATAAAATGGAGACCACGGTTCCATGTCTGCGGCTACCACTGCTCGATCTTATCCCTTGTGATACAGTTCCGGTAATCTGATCCAACGGTCTTCATCTTTTCTATTAAACATTCAATAAGAAGTGGAAGCCTGCAATTTCCATACCAATCCTCTCTCTTTTTCGGACACTGTATCTCCGATTTGACGAGATCCGTGAATTCTAGGTCTGATACCAAAACCCTAACCCCAAAATTGCATTGTCTTTTCTATCTCGATTATTTCAACAATCTTTTGATCTCAATCAATAATTATCGGTGACCTAGGGTTTTTGTTCGCGATATTCTGTGGTTTTTGAATTTGTTTGCTTGTTTTTTGTTTTAGATGGATTGGCAAGGGCAGAAGCTAGCGGAGCAACTGATGCAGATCTTGCTGCTGGTATTCGCGGTGGTGGCCTTCACTGCTGGCTATTTAATGGGATCGTTTCAAACTATGATCCAAATTTACGCTGGTGGAGTGGTACTCACTACATTGATTACTGTTCCCAATTGGCCTTGGTTTAATCGCCATCCTCTCCAGTGGTTGGACCCTAGCGAAGCAGAGAAGCACCCCAAGCCTCAGGTTCAGCCTGTAAGTTCGAAGAAGAAATCTGCTAAAAAGTAGGTCTTTTTATTAAGTCATATGGATTTTTAATTGCACATCGAATGGCATGTTATGCGAATGAATTGGTTGTTATAATGAAATTGAAGATTGGGACTGAGtagtatttttttcattttctgggCTTGTGATTCATAATGTTCCATTggtttcttttaattttgattgaGTTGATGTGATTGTTGGGAATGGTGGGATGGATTCTAATTTTCATCCATAACGAGATTATGTCTTCAAAATATGGCATTTCTTAGTGGTGAGTCCTTCTGGAAGTAACAACGATGAAGAATTTAGGGTAATAGGATAGCACCTCTTGCTGCTTTCTCCAAGCGTATACGAATGAATAGTTTAAGATGAAGCAAATGCTCAGCTATGATAGATGATGAGCTTTGGCTAAAATTTTTTTCTACAGGGTTAATATCATTTCATGACATTTGTTTATTCTCATTTTGGTATAAATGGGAAGGTGAATCTTTTATTGGGAGCTTACTCTGACAAGCTTGTGTCTGACATGGTGTTTCCCAAAGTGATGGCTAGAATTGATATTTAGTTCATATTTCAAAATGAAGTGCTTGTGAGCTTCCAAACTTTTCTCTGCAATTTTTCACTTGGGTTGGAGCGCCTGTAGATTATATCCATGTTTCAAAGTTCCTGGCAGTCTCTTACCCTGGTGCAACAACTTTCAAGGTCATGGGCCTCATGGTCCATGtttgttgaaaattttatgggAATACTATGTGAATAATGAGTGCGCCTAAATGTAGGTCAAGTAATTCCCAGGGAACAAGTGTTGTTTGAATCAGGTTGTGTATGTTTCATACTCTTGTTAAATACACCAATCTTGTTAGGTGGTTTTCCTGAAATATTCGAAGTGGGGTTGTGGGTATTTAAAATGGTTTAAGACTTTGCACAGCCACAGCCAATAGGTGAGgggaaaaaaatttttattgctGTTTGTTGTATTTGAATTCTCCAGAATATCTACCAAGGAGACATGCTATTTTTGCTTCATCTGCATGATCTGATCTTGAGATATCATCAATGACAAAGGGTATACTAGCGAGGACCTTGTCTTTCTTATAGGCCACAAAACGTTGCTAAGGTGTAGCTATTGTTGATAAGAAAAGTTTCAAGGTATATGCTATTAGACAATATTGATCTTAAACCGTAGGAGCAACGCTcccataaaagaaaaataggtTCGTTTAATGACAAAACAGACAGAAACGCGCGCCGTCTCCTAAGGACCCGATAGTGTTCACAGAACTAATTCTGTTATACTAGCAGAGATTGCAATTCAATTATCCAGTTCCTTAGATGTGCAGCCTGTTTGTGCAAAATCAACCTTACGGGCACAACTTCTGTATTAACAATCAAGCATGACATAGCATCATTCTTGTTAGTTGCTAATCGTGGAAATGGCACTCGGTTTAAAGCAATGCTGATTAGTCTAGGATTGTGATCTTCACAAATTGAGCTCAATCCGTGTGATGAGCAAGCGGGTCAAACTACTACCCGTTTACCATGTACTCCGTCATTGTTAAAGATTCCTACTGATTTTCATTCCTTGGTGCCCCCCCGAGTCAAGATGGGATCACTTTCCTCCACTAGTAAGTTGTCCTCATCATCTACTTCATCCTACTCATCTATTATTGATTGGTTGATCCTTTTGCGAGACGCTGTTCTATGCTTCTTGGGATCCAAACGAGGTTCTGCTTGCTGGACACCCATGTCTCCAGCCTTGTACCTGCAGCGTGGCAATTCATAATTCGGTGATCATACCCGGAGTATCCGCAAAGTTGGGAACCTGTTCTAATGACAACTAAACACATGGATTAGAAACTTAAGTAGTGGCGTTAATCCAGTTTAATCTGGGATGAAAGGCCTTATGATAATCAAATATAAGTTCTTGGAATCATAGGAAAGACAGGCAAGACACGACTACAAAGCAGTCAAAGCAGTTATTAAGTGTTCTGCCACATATGGAATCTCATGGCAGCAGCTAATTTCTACTCTCATGATAATCACATTATCAGACACTATTTTTCCATTATATCAAGGTGGTGAACGTTATGTCTAAGAAAATCAAGGTAATAAAACAACTAATTTTCAATCATTACTCTAATATTTGTACGTTAAGAAGCTCATTATAAACAATATCCACTAAAGAAGACTGTCTGAAACTAGAAACCCTACGAAATTTGCTATAAGAGGGAAGCATTCAAGATAAAGCCGTTGACATACCTCACATCAGCCTCTTTTTTGGTTCCAAAAGTCCTCGATTGAAATTCCTCCCAGATTCTGATCTCATCAACGAGTTGAAAATAAAACGAATATCTTTCCCAATTCCTTTTCACAGTGCATCCAGGTTCACCAACATGTaagcagtcattgaatgcacaCTTGCATCCACTAGCTCTAAGGATTTTCTGGATCTGAAGCAAAGATATCAGTTGAAATGAGCTGCAAACCAGTAAACTTCAGTTAAATAGTTCAAACTGTGCCTCTGATTTCAATTCAGATGACAACTCACACCTCAGGGAATGCCTGTGCGAGAGATTGCTTTGTTACTTTAAGCAAACTAGGCTGGCTAAACCCAGGAGTATCAACAAGATACCCTCCTCCAGATAGTGGAAGCAAAGAAACATTACAAGTGGTATGCTTCCCTCTGCCACTTCTTGTTGAAACTTCCGCAACACGTTGTTCCTCAAACCTCTTGCTTCCTAGTTTCTGGTAAAAGCACATGAACAAAAGAAACCGTGCGACACATCAGAcacaaaagaaaacaaagaagaataAAGATGAAAAGCAGAGACATCAAACCTACAGAGTCAAACAAATTATCCACTCCTGCAGCATCATAAGCACGGGGATTGTTTCTCAGAGCATTAATCAGGCGAGATTTCCCAACTCCACTAGGACCCATAACAACTGTAGTTTTATTCCTCAGACTCAATGCAAGAGAATCAAGTCCTCGCTTGGACTCAACACTACAAAACACTGGTTCATAGCCCCAGCTCCGCAGTCTATATTTCCACAAAACCAATGTCTACACAAGCCAAACATAATTCACAATCAACAGAACAGAATTGGGAGTGGAAACGGAACCAGTTGTCATTGGATATGATTTCTGTGGTTAAGAGAGATTATGAAGCAATGCAAGTAATATGCACAATAAAAGTTGATATGGAAcagttagactcctattaggattagaattatttttgcatattaggattttatttctattgtaaataacttcccttggctattaggattttagactcctattaggattaggattaattttgcatattaggattttatttatattgtaaatagtctcccttggctattaggattttagactcctattaggattaagattatttttacatattaggattttatttctattataaatagcctctcttggctattaggaactcactttccaatttttaagaaatttcaataagacttttttcgttttttagcctatcttttctcttatttcatcttaaccaaacgatattggttacaactcctgacggagtctaaatagtcctgtatcagattggtatcagagcgaagttcgaccatggcagataaccaagaagcgcgacttgctgcgattgaggcatctttggcagaattgagggagatgatcggacaattGACCTtgcagcagggaatccaccaacccgccgccACCGCACATCCCCAACCAatcgccaatcctgtggccgcCAATCTTGTGGTCGACAATAAAGGAAAGGCAGTCACCTATGtagtgaagaaaatcttatgctcaactaaacaggaggatgagacgcaaaggaggaagattttccaggccaagtgtcgagtaggagaggcaatttgcaggctaattatagatagctgcagttgtgagaatctgatagctaagcagttggtggaaaaattacagttgcctacacagcctcacccctcaccatacaaagtcggatggattaaggaagggccgacaattgaggtcaacagaatctgcagcgtgcctatctcgatcggtaaatcttatactgaacctgttaattgtgatgttgtggatatggattgctgtggaattttgctaggtcgcccttggtAATTCgacgttgatgctttgcataaagggaagaagaattcatacatgttcacgtggaatcaaaagaagattactatcttgccttccgattctgcgaaacattctaaggCG
This genomic interval from Manihot esculenta cultivar AM560-2 chromosome 12, M.esculenta_v8, whole genome shotgun sequence contains the following:
- the LOC110628880 gene encoding 60S ribosomal protein L17-2 — translated: MVKYSREPENPTKSCKARGSDLRVHFKNTRETAHALRKLPLMKAKRYLEDVMAHKQAIPFRRFCGGVGRTAQAKNRHSNGQGRWPVKSAKFILDLLKNAESNAEVKGLDVDALFISHIQVNQAQKQRRRTYRAHGRINPYMSSPCHIELILSEKEEPVKKEPETQLATSKSKKSQAA
- the LOC110627410 gene encoding probable signal peptidase complex subunit 1; the protein is MDWQGQKLAEQLMQILLLVFAVVAFTAGYLMGSFQTMIQIYAGGVVLTTLITVPNWPWFNRHPLQWLDPSEAEKHPKPQVQPVSSKKKSAKK
- the LOC110627409 gene encoding small ribosomal subunit biogenesis GTPase RsgA 1, mitochondrial isoform X1, which translates into the protein MPIASISLFLHRNSSVNNFVRRITTFCHLPVDAANQHQQKNPNNVSRKPQPYKNVLGTKHTFKEYSSLAPVLSLEDKPRLSDSQAIGIVAAAQANFMRVIVQLLPSYSELSSTFQKSEDRASSILSKSKIGVELLCVVKAVLKKIKRRVLVGDKVVVGSIDWGDRRGMIENVFQRNSEILYPPLANVDRLLVLFSMEQPKIQPFTLTRFLVEAESAGIPLTLVLNKSELVDEQTLVLWKYRLRSWGYEPVFCSVESKRGLDSLALSLRNKTTVVMGPSGVGKSRLINALRNNPRAYDAAGVDNLFDSKLGSKRFEEQRVAEVSTRSGRGKHTTCNVSLLPLSGGGYLVDTPGFSQPSLLKVTKQSLAQAFPEIQKILRASGCKCAFNDCLHVGEPGCTVKRNWERYSFYFQLVDEIRIWEEFQSRTFGTKKEADVRYKAGDMGVQQAEPRLDPKKHRTASRKRINQSIIDE